From the Streptomyces sp. NBC_01216 genome, the window TGAGAGCTACCGCGCGCGTGTGTGCGCGACGGGGTGGCGAGTTGTCTGGTAATGCAACTCCACGGGGCATTCGTCAACTTGGCGTTCCGGCCTTCCGCCGGTCGGTGAAGCGCGAACGGTGACCGATGGCGGTGGAGCCGTTGACACCGGCCGGCACCGGGACGCGCTCCGACCGCTCCTCCACCGGCCCCTGAGGCGCTCCCGCGGCCCCGGAGGCGGCCTCCGCCCGCGGACGCCGGGTACGGCGGTACCGGGGCGGCATGAAGGACTCCGCCCAGCGCGGGGCCCTCGGCGCGAACCGGGGCAGCAGGAGCAGCAGCAGACCGAGCGCGCTCAGCACCACGACCGTCAGCACGATCCACATCGACGTGGAGTGCACGGAGTAGGTGAGGGTGCCGAAGGCGATCAGCGCCGACCAGAAGTACATGATCAGCACCGCCCGGCTGTGGGAGTGGCCGATCTCCAGGAGCCGGTGGTGCAGATGACCCCGGTCGGCCGCGAACGGCGACTGGCCGTTCCAGGTGCGGCGCACGATCGCGAGGACCAGGTCGGCCATCGGGATCGCGATGATCGTGAGCGGCAGCAGCAGCGGGATGAAGACGGGCAGCGCGGCGTGGGTCGCCTCCCGCGTGGACCCCTCGAAGAGCTTCAGGGTGTCGGGGTCGACCTGGCCGGTGATCGAGATCGCGGACGCGGCCAGGATCAGGCCGATCAGCATCGATCCGGAGTCGCCCATGAAGATCCGCGCCGGGTGCATGTTGTGCGGCAGGAAGCCCAGGCACATCCCCATGAGGATCGCGGCGAACAGCGTCGCGGGGGCGGCGGCCTCGATCATGTAGCCGTACCAGAGCCGGTACGCGTACAGGAAGAACGCCGCCGCGGCGAGGCAGACCATGCCGGCGGCCAGACCGTCGAGACCGTCGACGAAGTTCACCGCGTTGATGGTGAGGACGACCAGGGCGACGGTCAGCAGCGTGCCCTGCCACTGGGTCAGCGCCACCGTGCCGACACCCGGGATCGGCAGCCACAGGATCGTCAGCCCCTGCATCACCATCACACCGGCGGAGATCATCTGGGCGCCCAGCTTGATCAGCGCGTCCAGTTCGAACTTGTCGTCCAGCACGCCGATGAGCCAGATCAGCGCCGCGCCCGAGAGCAGCGCGCGCGGCTCGTTGGAGAGCTCGAAGACGCTGTTGAGATTCTGCAGGTGGTCCGCGACCAGCAGTCCCGTGCACAGCCCGAAGAACATGGCGATGCCGCCGAGCCTCGGAGTCGGCTCTCGGTGCACGTCGCGGGCGCGGATCTCCGGCATCGCCCCGGTCGCGATGGCGAACTTCCGCACC encodes:
- a CDS encoding MraY family glycosyltransferase; the encoded protein is MRDYLLTLCVTAAVTYLLTGPVRKFAIATGAMPEIRARDVHREPTPRLGGIAMFFGLCTGLLVADHLQNLNSVFELSNEPRALLSGAALIWLIGVLDDKFELDALIKLGAQMISAGVMVMQGLTILWLPIPGVGTVALTQWQGTLLTVALVVLTINAVNFVDGLDGLAAGMVCLAAAAFFLYAYRLWYGYMIEAAAPATLFAAILMGMCLGFLPHNMHPARIFMGDSGSMLIGLILAASAISITGQVDPDTLKLFEGSTREATHAALPVFIPLLLPLTIIAIPMADLVLAIVRRTWNGQSPFAADRGHLHHRLLEIGHSHSRAVLIMYFWSALIAFGTLTYSVHSTSMWIVLTVVVLSALGLLLLLLPRFAPRAPRWAESFMPPRYRRTRRPRAEAASGAAGAPQGPVEERSERVPVPAGVNGSTAIGHRSRFTDRRKAGTPS